The genomic stretch CCTGTATTTCCAAAAGTTAATCCAGTTGAATCAACACCTGCATAAAAGCCATCTAACAAAAAACCGGTTGAGGTATTTGTTCCTGCAAATTTAAATCCAAATGTTGCACCTGTATTATCGGACACTAAAGTAATTGGACAACCCGCAGTAGCAGAACAAATAGATTGAATTGCCCCACCAAATTTAATCATGACGGACTGCGCAGCATGGCCAAGTTGAATATTTAAGCGGGGTTTATTGGTTGATACAAAGTTAATATCAAGATTTCCACTAGAACGAATAACTTCTTTTACACCCGTATTTACTGTCGTTCCCGAACTAAAAATTGATTTGGGTGCATAGCTCGTTAGTGCGTAATCGGATGGACTAGATAAAGATGCACTTGGAGCTAAATAAACTGAGAAAGGTAAAAGTCGAATACCGTTTACATCATTCCCCATCGATATAGCTAAATTTAAAAACGGATTTCCACCACCCGCGTCGGCATCCATTGCAATATTAAAAGAAGGATTACCAGATACGGCAGCTTTAATAAACTCTATACCAGGAACCGGATTAGTAGAGTTTCCGGCAATGACAAAACCAGCCTTACTGTTATAAGACGTTGAAGCAATACCATTAGTATCAATGAGCGCGACTTGATTAAATTTAACACTATCGGCCTGAATACCTAAGGTTAAACCATTTTGGCCCGTCGCTGCAGCAAGGCTTTGATCATCCAAAGGCTGCATTGCAAAAACACCTGAACTACTGGCAAGTAGCAGCCAGAACTCTATATTTTTATTCTTCATGTCGCTCTAATCCTTAAGAGACAAACGCTTATTATTTGTTCAGACTATCAGAATAATATTCAACTACAAAGCAATTATCCCTATAACCCGACGAATGTAAATCCAATCACATTAAAATAAAATTTATATAAAAAAGCAGCGATTAACGCTGCTTACTTTAATTAGTTAAAGGTGCCATTTCTAGGCACAATACTAAAGCTACTATTTAAACGTCCACCCGTAATTGCAAGCTCACCTAAACGCGCTCCTGCTCCTGTTGAGGGTGGATAGAAATTAATATCTTTAACACGTAACGCGCCGTCAATACTCTTATCAGGGTTAAAATAAACCGCCGTATTTACGCCAACCTTACCTAAACCACTAGCTGTGTCTTTACCCACAACCAAAGCAGTATTAAACGCTAGCTTTCCAGTAATATTATCAAAGCCAATTGCAGAACCATCAATCGGATCACTAATTTGAACCGTATTTCCAGTTGCGGTCGCAGGCATTGTAAAATCACCCAGTACAGTTAAAGCACTACCATCTGCAATTGAACTATTTGGCACAATTGATAAGTTAAGATCACCACCTAAACGTAGTTTTAAACCAAATAAGACATCATTATTTTTGGCAAAATTATCAATAGGTGAAGTACAGGAACCTGTCGCTGGACAAGTTTTATATTTAGCTCCCGGTAAATAACCTGCTGCAATTTCTGTTGATAAAGCAAGTAGCATCTCTTTTAAACTAATATTGAGACTGCCATTTTCCAAACCGATACTACCATTGCCTTTAACGAACATATCGATATTACGTAATCCCATATAATAATCAGTAGGACTACCGCCATTATTAGCATTTGGAGAACCATCAATTAATAAAATTGAGGTTGTTTTGGTTCCAGTCGCATCACGTCCCGTAGTTCCAGCAGCAATACCAAAACCTAAACGAGAAGTCGTTCCAGAGGTCGCCACAACATTTCGAACAGGCTTACCATTTGCATCTTTGGTATAGTAATAAGCACTATTTGCTGGTGCATCTAAACCATATACAGCAGCATTAGCATTTAAATTATAAAAAGGTAAGGCTAAGCCCCACTGGTTATTTGCACCATTGTCTGCAAACTGATTGGCAGCAGCAACATTTGCACTTGTCGTAAAACGACCGCGTCTTGAAAATGACTGAAACTCTGCTCCACGCATCGCAAGAATTAAACTAAATGGATTAGTCACCGTATCACGGTGAATGTTATGTTGATAATCAGCAGCTGTTGTTAAAGTACCCGCCCCTAAACGAATTGCATTTAAAGTCGCGTTGTTTGGCATTAATAATGTTTTTGTATCAGCAAGATTTAAATAAATATTTCCGCTGTCGAAATAACCGCGAGTAGCTGAGTTAAGGCCTGTTAAATTACCAAATTCGAAACCATAAGCATTCAGACCTGCTCCACCAATTTCTAAAGTAGTTGCTTTACCATCAGAACCTAGCATTGAGTCATTATCTTTAGTGAATTCACCTTTCATGCGAAAGGCAATTCCAGAATTACCTAAAATACTATTACTTGAACTGGTACCCGAAGCGGTATTTGCCGTACCTAATATTGTTGTATTTGAAGTACCATCCATACCACGGACTTGTAAATAACTATTTACCATACGTCCGCTAGCACCTAAACGAATCAAACCTTTTGCATTTTGTGGACTATTGGTTGCATCTAAAGCATAAGGATTTGTTTTATCGATATTGGAACTTAGCATGACCTCAATATTCAGGCCTGAATTAGTTACTTTCCCACTGCTATCTACATATGTACCTGCGGTTAAACCAGAAGCTGAATCTGCTACGCGGTTAAAATCAACATAGCCATAGGTACTATTCGGTGTTTGCCCTACACCAGCGACATTAGTTCCAGTATTTGTCTGTAAAACTACGCCACGAGTTGGGTCAATCAACATTGCCCCTTTCCCAACAAAATTAAAGTTAAAATTTCTTAAAATTAATTGATTTAACTGGCTGCGCGCATCCACTTGCCCTAGATAAATATTGGCATTATTAATACCGAGCGTCATGCTTGACTGACTATTTGCATTAAATAGACCGTCTTGTGTGGTAAGTGCCAAATTTAGTGGAGAAGTTGTTTGAATAGCCAACTGCCCCATTGTCGGTGAGCAAGTAGCAGAGTTATTACATACTTTAAAACTATTTACAGTAATGAGTGATGGACTGCTTTGCATAGAAAAGTCGAGTCCAGTTTTACCCGTAGTTGGATTGCTCCCTACATCTAACCGATAATTTGTACTTAAAGGCTGACTAGATGCATTACTTTTTTGAACTTTTATCCCGCCTGCTTGTGCTCTTAAGACCTGATCAGCACTGCTAGGTGTACCTGCATGATCATCCCAGTAAGCATTATCAATATTGATTTCATTAAACGTCGTTTGAATCGAAATCCCATCTTGCCCATTAACAGCACTCAAGTCAGCATCTGTTAAAGCTTCTAAAGCAAAAGCATGTCCGCTCACTAACAACATGCTGGTTGTTAATGCGTTTAAAATAAACTTTGAGCTGTGATTTTCTTTATTTTTTTTCATCACTTCAGTTCCTTTGAAATCTACATTACCCCTTAACAACGAGGATGGCTACCATCACAACTAAAGACCATGACTTTCCCTTGAATAGCCAAGTTTCCGTTCATCATCAAGCCCATAAAACCAGTTTCACGTCCATGGTCATACGCTGATGGTGTGGCAGTAGCTACTTGCTGGTTCGCACTGTTAGCAGTCGCTGCATAAGTTGGCTTTTTAAAATATGCATAATCATACATATTTGCACTGGACCCTTGCGCTGTTGTTGAGCTGGTAAAGTTATCTTGCTCAATTGATAAGGCATTAAAACCAAAGTTACGAATTAAAATTGGCTGTGCTGCACTAAAACTCAGTTGAATAGCAGGCTTAATCATTTCAGTATTGTTTTTATCCAAATACTTTAAATCAGCGCCATCCAAACCCATTTTTTGAATATTTAAAGTGCCTTGTACACCTTTAAATACAAGCCAAAGTTTATTACCACTATCACTATTTTCAGCCCAACCACTTGGTTTCGACGGATCTACCTGTACAAAACGTTTGTTAATCGCTAAACCTATATGACAGAACTCAACGTTCTCACAAACACCACCACTACCGTTGTCAAATGCACCATTAGCCGTCTGGTTTAAATTAAGCATTAAAGATAAATCAGCACCTGCTTGTCCATTTATGGCCTCTAATGCGTCATTATCTAAAGTTTGTAGCTCTGCATGACTAACGGTTGCACAAAGAGCGAGGATTAAAGTACTTATTTTTTTCATATCACTTTCTTCCTCTTATAGGCCTTTAGTTGTTAGTTTCAGGTGCTGGATTAAAACACCGTCAATGACAGCAGAACCCATGTTATTACTAATCGAAGAACTAATTTGTGAACTGGATAATTTATATGTATTCAAGTCAGCATTAGGCGTGGTTGTAGACCAACGTCCATTGTTATAAAGTGCATCAGGTAAAGGCGTACCATTTGGTACAACATATTGTGTACCATTACCCGCATCTGTGGTGGTATAACCTGTATTATTTACTGTCGGGTTATAATAAGAAGTACTATCAATATTAGCCCAATTCGCTCCTTGAGAATCAAATTTTAATCCTGAACCCGCATTTCCAGTCCAGCCTGTTGCTGTACGATATTGCCAAGTATCATAACAAGTAAAAATTAAACTACATGTATAACTACCCGCTCGACGTTCTTGATTTTGTAGTTGATAAAAGTTTTTAGTTTGTGTAGTAGCGGCAACTGTACCTGTTGGCAATTTTCCAAATGAAATGCCGACTGCATCTTGAGTACTATTCCCTTTAAATGCCTCTAAGGTATTATTCGCCGCATTATAAACAGTCGATCCTATTGAAATACTACTATGCGTTGCGCTAGAACCTTGATAACTTTTACCACCCAACGTTAAATTAGTGCCACATTGATAAATATTACAAGTAGAGCCGAGATAACTACTATCAGTTCCAGTATAGTCAGTATAGATTTTCTTATAAATTTCAGGTTTATTTGGAATACGTGCAAGTTCTAAACTAAAGTTCTTGCCATCCGAGCTTAGAACCAATGGTTGATACAAAGAGCCCAAAACAAGGTTAATATTTGGATTATAAATATACAAACCTTCATTCGCATCAAAAGTTGGAGCAAGCCCACCATTAATTGCAGGTGTTACTAGATTACCCTGCCCAGTACCTGATTCACGTGTGCTTAAACGTAATACATTATTCATAGTACTATCAGTTGGTGCAGTCCATGAACCAGTTGATGTAACAGTAGTAGTCTGACTACGAATACGATATAACCAGTCTGAACTTGGAGAGTTATTACTTGGTGCGCCAGTATATTGAGTACTATAGCGGTTTACCCATGGTCCAACTGTTGAGGTAGGAGTATTTGCAGTAATTGTTGCTCTTAAATTAGAGGCATCGCCACTGTTTAAACGTATCACTCCAGCAAAGCCTAAAGTATTATTATAAAATGGACTTAGCCCATTTGCAGATGTCGCACCACCTAGGGTCTGGAAAAGCTGCAAACGGCTACCATTTAAACTAAAGTTATTCCAAACCCCTTGTAAACGAAGACGATTTGCACGACTTGCATCTGTACTTGTTCCAATTAAACCATTTGAATCACCATAATTAAATTGATCTGCCGCACCATTTATTTTATTTGGATTTCGGACAAAAATATCTGTCCATAAGCCTAGTTTTAGCTTATATGCATCTATACCAGCAGCGTCTTTTGTTCCTACCTCATACAAAGGTGCTTCTAAAGCTAAATTAGTCACTTGGCAAGTCGGATCAGCCGTACCACTACAATTTGTCGCACTAAAATTCGGTACTAAGTTTTCTGTAGCAACTTTAAAAATCCATGGGTTAACAGCAGTTCCCCAACTTGAAATCGTGGCGGCAGAATCAGTAGTAGCTATTCTTGTATTAGTATCATTATCAGATTTAGAAAGCGCTAAACCATAAAGAAAAATATCTGCTTTACCTACTGCACGATCACCTGAATCAATCGTACCATTTTTATTGGTATCTGCGGCTGTCATACTTAACGGACCAACAGGTATGTAATTGATATAACCTGTATCTTTAGTACGGTCAGTTAAAATCTGATTTGAGGTTTCATTAGCACCTGCCCCACGAAATACCATATAAGTATTCTGTGGCAAGATAGCAATACCTTCACCAGTAGTTTCACTTAAACCTGCATCAGAAAGTTCTTCAAGCGCGAAACTAGATTGACTGATACAAAGCCCGATTAAACTTGCTAAAACGGTTTTTTGAAACCTTACCGTATAATTAAGTGTAGTCATCTTGACCTTCCTGTTTTATACGCTGCCGCGCACCATATTTATTTTTCTTTAACAATCCTTGAGGTCAGGTGAATCTTTCCTTTTCACCTTAGACAAAGAGACAAATCTAAAAGATATTGCCAACTCTTCCACATTTCTATTATGAAGAATATTTGCACAAATGCAAAAAAAAGGGCATAAAAATCTAAATTTCCGATGAATGAAATAGTTTAAACTTTTAGCAGAATTTTACATTTGCTCCATGACAGTTAGGTGCGAAACTTTGATTTTTTAAAACCAAATTGCTTAATGACATCTGTACTGGAGTTGCACCTGCTAAATTTAAGTTACCAATATTAATGGTGCTACCACCAATACAACTTAGAAGACCTAAATCACCACAGTCTACTTTTGTATCGCCTCTTGTACCTGTACTTAATTTCTGACTTACAAGTGCTAAAGTTTCTTCAATTGTTTTATTTGCGATACTCACAGAATCAGCTGGAGTAATATCTCCAATATCGATTGGATTTGAAAGTTCTAGCCACCAACCTCGCTGTGCTATAGATTTAGAACCAGGCCAACGTATATCATTTCCTTGAAGTGACAATGAAACAGGTGAACCATTTAAGTTAGCCTTATGAAAGAACCCCAGATCTTCTGAAATATCAACATTTACAGTTAAATTATTAATAGACCCAGTAACAGATTTATCTAAATTTAAAATCCCTGCCGCCATAGCTTTAATATTGCCAGATACATTAATACCGCTTACCGTTGCTGTGGCTTTTAATGGTGCTACAGAAATGCGTTTACCAGTAATCGTTTGCTGAGGTAGAAATAGAGTTCCAGTCAATTTATCAGTTGAGTTACCAGCTGCATCTGTCGTTAAATTCAATGTATAGTCATATGTCTTAAAAGGTACACAAGCTAGATACCCACAAGCTTCACCAGAAATTTGAGTATTATTCACATCAGCTGGTCTCAAACCACTTACAGGATTTACTTTAACTGTACCTCCAGCTTGAGCAACCTCCATATAACCACTTAAAGAATTAATACCACTTTTAGTTGGTCCATTTTCAGTACCAAAAGTTAATAAACCTTCGATAGCCTCTGCACTTACTCGCATCCCAGTTACTTCGCGTAACGAAGTACTATTAGGATTTTTAATTGCAAATTCAATAAATGGATTAGTTATTTTTGCAGATGAACTAGCGCGGCCATCATTTGTATCAGAAATACCACTTAAACTTAAGTTATCAATATCAATATCACATGCTCCAGTACCATTAACACCGCCACACCCTAATTGAAGCTTACGTATATTAGTATTAATTTCTACATCAGCATCTAAACCTAATTTATAAAAACCCACATTGCTATTACTATCACGCAATTTTTCTAAGTTTGCAGAGTCCGTAGGCGCAATATAAGACATACTCATCAAGGCTTGGCCACGAGTTGCTGATAGTTCAGCATCAGACATAGGCACCAGTGTAGAAGCAGCGTAAGCTGAAGAAAAACATAAGCTTCCGAGTGTCAAAAGTGCTACTCGAAGAGACGTAAACTGTCGCATGGCCGACCTCCGTATCCGTGGGGGCATAATCCTGTTTAATTTCTTTTTATTTGGCCTATCTACATTTGATCATGTATTTAACTAAACATTATCAAAGAGAGCCTATATCCACTTTATTTGCTTTTAAATTCTGTGATACAGAGCAAAAAACAAATCAATCATTGATTATTTTATATCATTTTTTACAAAAGAAAACTGTCGTTTATCATAATTCCGATAAACGCTTCTCATAAAAATTTTATGTATAAAATTGGGCCACCTCAGTGACCCATCATTATTAAGACTATTATTCAGCTAAGAAAATTATGTTTTAGGAAGTGTAACACCTGTTTGACCTTGGTATTTACCACCACGGTCTTTATAAGAAGTTTCACACACTTCATCACTTTCAAAGAATAGCATTTGCGCTACGCCTTCCCCTGCATAAATACGTGCAGGTAAATTTGTTGTATTTGAAAATTCTAAAGTAACGTGACCTTCCCATTCAGGTTCTAATGGAGTCACATTTACAATAATACCGCAACGAGCGTAGGTCGACTTGCCTAGACATACAGTCAACACATTGCGAGGAATACGGAAATATTCAATTGTACGCGCTAGAGCGAATGAGTTTGGCGGAATAATACAAACGTCAGACTCAATATCGATAAAACTTTTGTCATCGAAATTTTTTGGATCAACAATTGCAGAATGTACATTTGTAAAAACCTTAAATTCACGGGCACAGCGTACATCATAACCATAGCTAGAGACCCCGTAGGAAATCAACTTTTCACCATTTTTATCAAAACGGACTTGATTCTCTGCATAAGGTTCAATCATGCCGTGTTTTTCGCTCATTTCGCGAATCCAACGATCAGACTTAATGGCCATGTATTTTCTATCCAAAAGGTAAATTCATTGATTTCGACGTACTTTAACTTAAAAAACCAATTATGAAAACAACACAAAGCTACTCAAACAAATAAGAATGGCCATGTGCCTCATTTAAAGGTTCAGTAAAGCAGAATAACTAATTGGAATTGAAAAGCTGACCAAAACAAGCGAGGCAGTTTTTTGCAAGTTAGTTTGATTTAACCAACCCACTTTCTTAGATGCTAAAACCGATCCCAAGAAAATCCAGAACAATGCAATTGGGGTAATAAGTGCCAAGTAAGCCATCATATGAATTAAATAAATATGAAAATTACTCCATGCATCTACCGGAAAAATAGCTGAAGCAAAGAGTAAGGCTTTTGGGTTTAATAAAGTTGCACAGAATAATTCACGAGCACGAATCGTAGGCTGATTTAATTCAACTTCTTGATTTGCCGTATGCCACAACTTAATGGCTAAGAAAATAATATAACAAGCACTCAATAGCTTTAGAATAGGCGGCAGCATCGGTAGTGTACTAGACACTTTTCCAATCAGCATTCCCCATGCAGAAATAGAGATCACATAACCCAAAACTTCTGCTGGAATAAGTTTTACTGACTTCCTTAAACCTACTTGTACGCCTGAAGAAGCGAGTAGTGTATTGGTTGGACCAGGAGTAAGTAAAATTGTGGCTACTAAGCCAATAAAAAGCCATGAAATCATTGAATGACCTCACAATATAGTCATCTCAGATTAATAGATATCCTGTTACAAGGCAAAAGGTAATTGTAAGACAAAATTTTTAAAATTATTTTCATTATCTCAATAAAATTTATAAAAACAAAAACTTATAAAATTATTTCAAAAAGTAGAGAAGAAAACTTTACGGTCAGTTGTGACGCTTTTCAAATAGATTACGCATTAAGTAACATAAGTATTTTTATTTTAAGTCTATTTTTCCATCAAAAGTCTTTATAATAAAAAATATATAGTAATGGTAAGTTTAAATTTTAAGCTTTTAATAAGTTTCAATTCTTATATTATTTCTGATTTTTTATATAGAGCACCGCGCTCTACTACCTTAATGATTATGGCAAAGCACTTTTTTCAATCTTGGCTTCCCTCCCCCGAGAAAGTTTCGAATATGAAATTTCTAAGGATTTTTGGTCAAAAGACCCTTAATCCTGTGCTTTGGTATGTCAATCGGAAATCAATTACCCGAGCTGTTTTTGTCGGAACTTTTTTTGGTTTACTCCCTATTCCTTTTCACAGTGTATTTATTGTGATGGCGGTCTTACTATTCGAAGTAAATTTACCTATTAGCTTAATGCTCGCTTGGTTAAGTAATCCTCTTACTCTAGTTCCGATTCTATATATTGGTTTTTGGTTTGGTGCGCATATTTTTCATGTGCATATGATCAACAAGGAAATGCTACTGGGTGTATTGCATCAAATTTCTCGCTGGATCACTCATTTCGGCCATGGTCATATTGATTTTAGTCTTGCGAAAATCTTGATGACAGGTCTAGTCGTAGAAGCTTTTGTATTTGCCATTATTTTATATATATGCACAGAAATTTTCTGGCGTTGGATGGTCATAAAAAACTGGAAAAGTAGACATCGCCATAAAAAGCAAGAAGAGGTTTTATAAAAACTCCTCTCTTCTTGCATAAGTTTAAATCATCATTTTGGTAGTTTTGATTTCATATATTCTTCAGCCACATTAAGCACATACTCTTGGCAAGCCTCTCCTGTACCTGGGTCATAAGCTCCATTATTGGTAATATTATTAGATAAAATTCGAATACCTAAAAAGGGAACATTAAACTGGCTTGCGATTTGTGCAACAGAAGCCGCTTCCATTTCCTCAACAGAAGTACCATAACGCTGATGGAAAAATTGAATACGGTCTAGCTCATTATTCCAAACATCTGCTGAACCAATCGTTCCTTCAACAACCTCGCCTTTATCATAACGAACTTTATGGGCTGCCATTAATAACTCTTGGTCACCTTCAAATTTGCGTATTGTAATCGGTTCTGGGTTAGATTCATCTGTTGGCAAAACATCAAAAGCCTCAACCCATGTGAGTGAGTCTGAACCAGCACCTACTGGTTGTTTAGGCGTTCTAAATGCTCCAATATTGGTTGCATATTTTCCTAAAACAATATCGTAAACATGTAGATCCGGGTCGTGTCCACCTGCTGTTCCCTGATTAATAATCGCAATCGGTTTATAACGTTCAATGGCTAAAGCGGTTGCGGCAGCTGAGTTACTCATTCCCATACGAGTTTTAGATATAATCACTGGATAACCGTTATAGGTCCCCTTCCAGAAGGTCCAGCTCTTTCCTATAGTTTCAACTGTCACGTTTTGTAATTTAGCAGCCATGTGTGCTGACTCTACAGGTAAAGCACCCTGAATAATGATCGGCTGTAATTTCTGTTTTTGTTCCTGAACTGTTGGCGTTTGTGAAGCAGATGAGTTGTCATCGTTACATCCCACTAAAAATAAAGCACTACATAAACTGATTACGCCCAAACAATATTTAAATTGCATTTTTCACCTGTTTCTTTGAAAAAGAAGCGTAAAGTAGCAATCTACATGCCAATTACAATTTTAGCTTTGTTATTAGGTTTCAGTAATTTAATTTTTTATTTTAATCAGATGATAAAAAACCCGACTTAAAGCCGGGTTTTAATAAATTAGAAAATACGCTTATCATCACGTGCACGCTGAGGAACTTTCTCAATCTGTTGCCATACCGCTTTAGCAATATCAATATAGCTATCAGCTGCCTCATCCATTGCCACAACACTAGGTTTACCCTGATCAGCATGTTCACGGATCTGAGCGTTTAAAGGTAAACGACCTAACAATGGAATATGGTATTGCTCGGAAAGCTTATCACCACCACCAATACCAAAAATTTGTTCTTCGTGCCCACAGTTAGAGCAAATATGAGTCGACATGTTTTCGACGACACCTAATACCGGAATGCCAACTTTATTAAATAACTCAATTCCTTTGGTGGCATCAAGCAAGGCAACATTTTGCGGAGTAGTCACAATGATTGAACCTGTAACCGGAATACGCTGTGCAAGCGTGAGTTGGATATCACCAGTACCCGGTGGCATATCAATCATGAGCACATCTAAATCGGGCCAAAGTGTTTGATTAAATAATTGCATTAAAGCGCCAGTTGCCTTTGGTCCACGCCATGCAACAGGTGTGTTGTTATCACCAGTTAAATGTCCAATAGAAAGCACAGCCATACCATAAGCATCTAAAGGTACAAAGTTCTCACTTTCAATAATTGGAGTTTTACCAGCATTGCCTAGCATTGTCGGAATACTTGGGCCATA from Acinetobacter pittii encodes the following:
- a CDS encoding DUF6160 family protein yields the protein MKKNKENHSSKFILNALTTSMLLVSGHAFALEALTDADLSAVNGQDGISIQTTFNEINIDNAYWDDHAGTPSSADQVLRAQAGGIKVQKSNASSQPLSTNYRLDVGSNPTTGKTGLDFSMQSSPSLITVNSFKVCNNSATCSPTMGQLAIQTTSPLNLALTTQDGLFNANSQSSMTLGINNANIYLGQVDARSQLNQLILRNFNFNFVGKGAMLIDPTRGVVLQTNTGTNVAGVGQTPNSTYGYVDFNRVADSASGLTAGTYVDSSGKVTNSGLNIEVMLSSNIDKTNPYALDATNSPQNAKGLIRLGASGRMVNSYLQVRGMDGTSNTTILGTANTASGTSSSNSILGNSGIAFRMKGEFTKDNDSMLGSDGKATTLEIGGAGLNAYGFEFGNLTGLNSATRGYFDSGNIYLNLADTKTLLMPNNATLNAIRLGAGTLTTAADYQHNIHRDTVTNPFSLILAMRGAEFQSFSRRGRFTTSANVAAANQFADNGANNQWGLALPFYNLNANAAVYGLDAPANSAYYYTKDANGKPVRNVVATSGTTSRLGFGIAAGTTGRDATGTKTTSILLIDGSPNANNGGSPTDYYMGLRNIDMFVKGNGSIGLENGSLNISLKEMLLALSTEIAAGYLPGAKYKTCPATGSCTSPIDNFAKNNDVLFGLKLRLGGDLNLSIVPNSSIADGSALTVLGDFTMPATATGNTVQISDPIDGSAIGFDNITGKLAFNTALVVGKDTASGLGKVGVNTAVYFNPDKSIDGALRVKDINFYPPSTGAGARLGELAITGGRLNSSFSIVPRNGTFN
- a CDS encoding DUF6160 family protein, which translates into the protein MKKISTLILALCATVSHAELQTLDNDALEAINGQAGADLSLMLNLNQTANGAFDNGSGGVCENVEFCHIGLAINKRFVQVDPSKPSGWAENSDSGNKLWLVFKGVQGTLNIQKMGLDGADLKYLDKNNTEMIKPAIQLSFSAAQPILIRNFGFNALSIEQDNFTSSTTAQGSSANMYDYAYFKKPTYAATANSANQQVATATPSAYDHGRETGFMGLMMNGNLAIQGKVMVFSCDGSHPRC
- a CDS encoding LysE family translocator — encoded protein: MISWLFIGLVATILLTPGPTNTLLASSGVQVGLRKSVKLIPAEVLGYVISISAWGMLIGKVSSTLPMLPPILKLLSACYIIFLAIKLWHTANQEVELNQPTIRARELFCATLLNPKALLFASAIFPVDAWSNFHIYLIHMMAYLALITPIALFWIFLGSVLASKKVGWLNQTNLQKTASLVLVSFSIPISYSALLNL
- a CDS encoding 5'-methylthioadenosine/S-adenosylhomocysteine nucleosidase; this encodes MQFKYCLGVISLCSALFLVGCNDDNSSASQTPTVQEQKQKLQPIIIQGALPVESAHMAAKLQNVTVETIGKSWTFWKGTYNGYPVIISKTRMGMSNSAAATALAIERYKPIAIINQGTAGGHDPDLHVYDIVLGKYATNIGAFRTPKQPVGAGSDSLTWVEAFDVLPTDESNPEPITIRKFEGDQELLMAAHKVRYDKGEVVEGTIGSADVWNNELDRIQFFHQRYGTSVEEMEAASVAQIASQFNVPFLGIRILSNNITNNGAYDPGTGEACQEYVLNVAEEYMKSKLPK
- a CDS encoding DUF6160 family protein, with amino-acid sequence MKNKNIEFWLLLASSSGVFAMQPLDDQSLAAATGQNGLTLGIQADSVKFNQVALIDTNGIASTSYNSKAGFVIAGNSTNPVPGIEFIKAAVSGNPSFNIAMDADAGGGNPFLNLAISMGNDVNGIRLLPFSVYLAPSASLSSPSDYALTSYAPKSIFSSGTTVNTGVKEVIRSSGNLDINFVSTNKPRLNIQLGHAAQSVMIKFGGAIQSICSATAGCPITLVSDNTGATFGFKFAGTNTSTGFLLDGFYAGVDSTGLTFGNTGASSKFDASLNNVTLGNIGSQNTTTFNNLPNGSMGSFGVTGVSVTDFKMKVSGF
- the apbC gene encoding iron-sulfur cluster carrier protein ApbC, whose translation is MSWLSSLKSVFSPAQEVKEDEIQTVLQNYLLPHSKDALKERISQLQVQGRVLQLTINTFPDEKEHLQQIHDDLAGALEKCGIEELNLHVVQQKRPTQESSNLPPVLDASPKSEPDPNNPPIQKAAPQQRDVPLHPRIKNVILVSSGKGGVGKSTTTVNLALALQKMGLKVGVLDADIYGPSIPTMLGNAGKTPIIESENFVPLDAYGMAVLSIGHLTGDNNTPVAWRGPKATGALMQLFNQTLWPDLDVLMIDMPPGTGDIQLTLAQRIPVTGSIIVTTPQNVALLDATKGIELFNKVGIPVLGVVENMSTHICSNCGHEEQIFGIGGGDKLSEQYHIPLLGRLPLNAQIREHADQGKPSVVAMDEAADSYIDIAKAVWQQIEKVPQRARDDKRIF
- a CDS encoding DUF2062 domain-containing protein translates to MIMAKHFFQSWLPSPEKVSNMKFLRIFGQKTLNPVLWYVNRKSITRAVFVGTFFGLLPIPFHSVFIVMAVLLFEVNLPISLMLAWLSNPLTLVPILYIGFWFGAHIFHVHMINKEMLLGVLHQISRWITHFGHGHIDFSLAKILMTGLVVEAFVFAIILYICTEIFWRWMVIKNWKSRHRHKKQEEVL
- the dcd gene encoding dCTP deaminase; amino-acid sequence: MAIKSDRWIREMSEKHGMIEPYAENQVRFDKNGEKLISYGVSSYGYDVRCAREFKVFTNVHSAIVDPKNFDDKSFIDIESDVCIIPPNSFALARTIEYFRIPRNVLTVCLGKSTYARCGIIVNVTPLEPEWEGHVTLEFSNTTNLPARIYAGEGVAQMLFFESDEVCETSYKDRGGKYQGQTGVTLPKT